TCATTCCTTGTCCACCTTTTCGTGGGATCTTTTCTCCTTGAGCCACATCAATTATATAAATAGAAAAATCTACTAGTTCTGGGCTAAATGTTGCAGCTAAGTTATCACCACCACTTTCAACAAAAATTAGATCCAGGTCGGGATGTAGTTTTTTCAATTCTTCAATCGCAGCAGAGTTCATAGAAGTATCTTCCCGAATTGCTGTATGAGGACATCCACCAGTCTCAACCCCAATAATACGATCTTCTGGAAGAACTCCATTTGTCATTAAAAACTTTGCATCTTCTTTTGTATAAATATCGTTCGTTATCGCTGCCATGCTAATCTCATCTGCCATATGGCGCGTTAATTTTTCTACTAGCATTGTTTTACCAGCACCTACTGGTCCACCAACTCCAATTTTAATCGGTTCCATACTCCAAGACGTCCTTCCTAATCAAATTCCACTTTATTTAGCAACCGCTGAATAAGGTCAAGACATGAATATTCGGATATTCACTCTTTCATGTTTCATTTGTGCTATTTCTAGACCCGGTGCTACTGCTCCAAAATCCTCTTCTGACAGATAACCTATTTTATTCACAGCTTCTTCAATATATGATTGAAAATCTCGCAGTAACTGCTGTCCAGCTGTTTGACCAAGTGGAATTCCACGAACTGCATTTTGAACTAAACTAGATATTGAGGAATAAAGATATGCCGAAATCCCTATTTTTTTTGGAATGTCCAATTGAAAAGCAATAATGGAAAATACAATTGCAGAATGCGCAAATGATAAATCTTTTGACACCCGTTCTTTATACATTTCTAACAATGAACTAGTGTATAAATCTACTCCTAAAGTAAGCATTCGCTCACCCATTTTATGCGCACCTTCCCTCGTTTCTCGAGACAAGTTTTGAACCGTAATACGTCGGTCTAAATCCCATATCTTTTGATAATCATTATCCACTAATGCCTCGTAGACAAGTCGACAAGCAAGCCCGTCTGAGTAGACGAGTTGCTCATCTAAATACATTTTTAACCATTTCGAAAAGCTCTCTTTATCCAAAACTTTATTTTCTTGTATATACGTTTCTAGTCCAAACGAGTGACTAAAGCTGCCCGTTGGCAAATTGGAATCGCATAATTGAAGCAAAGACAACATGTTAGTCATGACTATGCCCAATATGACGGAAGGCTTGTTTCACTTTGCGCCTGTCTCGTGTAAAAGGAATTTCAAGCTGTTCCAACAACTCTTCTACCAAATAGTCATATTGAACAAGCATTTGGTCTTCCTCAAATTGAGCTGGTAAATGTCTATTTCCTAGTTGATGTGCAATTGTTCCCATTTCATGCATACTTCGAGGTTGAATAATTAATAAATCATCCGGAAAAACCTCTATTATGATCATATTTTTTTCATCCATATAAAGTACATCGCCTGCTCGCAAATCTTTTGCTTCCGTTAAGCGAATGCCAATTTCTTTCCCATGATCAGTTGTGACCCGATTAATTCTTTTCACTAGGTCACTACTTTCCATCAATACTTTTTCTTTATGTGTCTTCGCTAGAACATCTGGATCGATTTGATCGATATGCGCGACAACTTTTTCAATAATCATTTCATCACCTCAAAATAAGAAATATCGTTGCCCGAGTGGTACTTCATCTACTGGATCACATATTAGATGTTCTCCGTTTACACGTACTTCGTAAGTTTCTGGATCTACTTCAATTTCTGGAGTCTCTCCATTTAGTTTCATATCCTTCTTTGTTAAGTTTCGAATCCCACGAACTGGAAGTACCGTTTTCTCTAATCCAAGTTTTTTATGCACACCTGCTTCATATGCAGCTGTAGAAATAAATGTAATTGCTGCTTTGTACTTGGCTCGCCCCATTGCTCCGTACATTTTACGATAAAGAATCGGTTGTGGTGTTGGAATAGAAGCATTTGCATCTCCCATTACGCCGGATACTACAATTCCTCCCTTAAGTATCATGCTTGGTTTTGCACCAAAAAATTTAGAATCCCACAGAACTAAATCCGCAAACTTCCCTACTTCAATTGACCCTACGTATTCGGAAATTCCATGTGTAATAGCAGGATTTATCGTATATTTTGCAATATATCGTTTCACACGATTGTTATCTCCAACTCCTTGGTCTTCCTCAAACTTGCCTCGTTGCTTTTTCATTTTATCTGCAGTTTGCCACGTTCGAATGATTACTTCTCCAATACGCCCCATTGCTTGGGAATCTGAGCTCGTCATACTGAAAATTCCCATGTCTTGCAGAATATCCTCCGCTGCAATTGTTTCCGCACGAATACGAGAATCGGCAAAAGCAACATCTTCCGGTATATCTGGGTTTAAATGATGACAAACCATTAACATATCCATATGCTCGATAACTGTATTTTTCGTATAAGGCAATGTAGGATTAGTAGAGGAAGGTAGTACATTCATTTGACTAGCTACTTTAATAAGGTCCGGAGCATGTCCTCCTCCCGCACCTTCTGTATGGTACGTATGAATTACTCGATCTTTAAAGGATGCGACTGTATTTTCTACGAATCCGCCTTCATTTAACGTATCGGAGTGTAAAGCAACTTGAACGTCATATTCATCTGCTACCTTTAAGGACATATCAATACAGGCGTATGTTGCTCCCCAGTCCTCATGTACCTTTAGTCCAATCGCACCCGCACGAATTTGTTCAGCAAGCGGCTCTTCTGCAGCTGCATGGCCTTTTCCTAAAAAGCCAACATTGATAGGCATATCTTCGGCAGCTTCAAGCATTCGATGAATATTCCATTCCCCTGGTGTAACAGTTGTTGCTTTGGACCCTTCAGCAGGACCAGTTCCTCCTCCAATTAGTGTAGTTAAGCCTGCTGTTAAAGCAGTTTCGACTTGTGCAGGATTAATGAAATGCACATGTGTATCAATACCACCAGCTGTTAAAATTTTATGTTCCCCTGCAATTATTTCTGTAGATGCACCAATGACAATATCCACGCCATCCATTACTAATGGGTTCCCTGCTTTTCCGATGGCAAAAATTTTACCATCTCGGATACCTACATCAGCTTTGTAAATTCCTGTGTAGTCTAGAACGACCACATTTGTAATAACCACATCTGGAACGTTCTCATCACGTGTTGCAAGAGGATGGCTACCCATTCCATCTCGAATCACTTTTCCTCCTCCGAAAACTACTTCATCCCCATAATTGGTGTAATCTTTTTCAATTTCAATGAAAAGTTCCGTATCCGCTAATCGAATTGCATCCCCGGTTGTAGGTCCGTACAAAGATGCATATTGTTCTCTCGACAATTTAAAACTCATAGCATTACCCCCGATCTAATGTGCCTTCCGTTTTATAATTCAATCCGTAAATGCGTCTTTCTCCTCCAAATGCAACGAGTTGAATTTCTTTTGGATCACCTGGCTCAAAGCGAACTGCAGATCCAGCCGGTATATCTAATCGAAAACCAAATGCTTCATCACGTGTAAATTCGACCGCCGTATTTATTTCATAAAAATGAAAATGGGATCCGACTTGTACAGGTCTATCTCCAGTGTTAACAACAGATAAACGTTTCGTTTCTTTCCCTTCGTTACACACAATGTCCCCTTCTTTTAATACATAATCTCCTGGTCTCAATTCGACATCCTCCTATTTAGCTAATCGGAAAGTGCACAGTAACGAGTTTCACACCATCAGGGAAAGTTGCTTCCACTTGAACGTCTTCAATTAGATCCGATATTCCATCCATCACATCTTCGGATGATAAAATTGTCGCACCATATGACATTAGCTCTGCTACAGTCTTTCCATCTCGTGCACCTTCTAGAATCTCATACGTAATTAGCGCCACTGCTTCTGGATAGTTTAGTTTTAGGCCTCTTTCTTTTCGGCGCTTTGCTAAGTCAGCTGCAACAACGATTAATAATTTTTCTTGCTCACGTGGCAACAATTGCATACGTTTTCCTCCAATCATTTGAGTGTATATTGTGTAAAAGAGGGTAAAATAATTTGAATCTTAACGGATTAAGTAACTTAAAGCTCCATGAAGAAAGAGGCGACTACCATGAAAGAAAAGTTCATTCAACTTATGAGCGCATCAGTCAAAGGAATTTCACAAGTTGTCTTTATCGAAAATATTTTTTCAGGATTACTCATCTTGGCAGGAATTCTTATCTACTCAATTCCACTTGGCCTCATTGCAATTGGCTCAGCGATTACAGGAACACTTGTTGCAAGTTTTGGTGGTGCAGATAAAAAGGTATTGAGTAGTGGTTTCTTTGGATTTAACTCGGTCCTTTCAGGATTAGCCATTTATTTATTTTTGGAAGGACCTCATAAATGGATTATTGCTTTAGTATGCGCTGGAGTTACTGCCATTGTAACTGCCGCTTTGATAAATATTACAAAGCGTTTCGATACATCTGTTCTCACATTTCCATACATCATTCTTACTTGGTTTTTTATTGGTACTTCATTTCGTCTAAGTTTCATCAAACCAGGAGCAAATATATTACCCCAAAACTTAATAAATTGGGAAAGGGAGCTTGGCGGTTCACTCGATTGGCATGGATTAATAAGAGGTATTGGACAAATCTTTTTTTTAGATGAAATGCTTCCTGCCGTCCTCTTCCTCCTCGCAATTTTCATCGGAAGTTTTAGATATGGAATCTACGCAATCATCGGTTCTGCTATAGGTTGGTTATCAGCTCTATTTCTTGGTGGAGAGATTTCATTAATCAACTTAGGTCTTTATAATTACAATGCCGTTTTAACCATGATTGCAGTAACTTCAGTCTTGGAAGTTAAACATAAAAATGCTTGGATTACAGGAATTTTCGCTTCCTTTTTATCCGTTCAAATTACAGCAAGCTTAGACACTTTTTTACTTCAATACGGTTTACCAGTTTTGACGATGCCTTTTGTGCTATCCACATGGCTCATTCAAAATGCACGAAAAGTATTCCCTAATATTTGAATCCCTCATCCTGCTATCCTTTCTTTTAATTATTCTTATACATTCTCGCCAGGATGTATTTAATCTATTCAAATTTTTCTTTCCTTCTTGTCTTTTTAAAAAAACAAAACCGTTTCGGCTAGAGGTTCCGAAACGGTTTTATGGATTAGTGGACTAGCCGCACGACTTGCTCCACTGCCTGTTCTCCAGCGTGTGCCCATCTATTTTTATTTTCAATTTTTCCATCTTTATCGACAGGATCTTGGAATTGGTCGAATCCTGTAGAGGTTAACAAAGAATTTTCATTTTTGTCTAGCCCAACATTTACGACATGTTTGATAACGTACGGTGTTTGAAACCTAATATATGCTTCGTGATGATCCAAATCTCCCTCTAACACTTCAAATGGGAGCCTTAAGTATATCGTCTCTCCTT
The nucleotide sequence above comes from Psychrobacillus glaciei. Encoded proteins:
- the ureG gene encoding urease accessory protein UreG; translated protein: MEPIKIGVGGPVGAGKTMLVEKLTRHMADEISMAAITNDIYTKEDAKFLMTNGVLPEDRIIGVETGGCPHTAIREDTSMNSAAIEELKKLHPDLDLIFVESGGDNLAATFSPELVDFSIYIIDVAQGEKIPRKGGQGMIKSDLFIINKIDLAPYVHANLDVMASDTKVFRGNKPFIFTNLQDNTGLDEVIDWIKKNVLLTGLK
- a CDS encoding urease accessory protein UreF, which translates into the protein MTNMLSLLQLCDSNLPTGSFSHSFGLETYIQENKVLDKESFSKWLKMYLDEQLVYSDGLACRLVYEALVDNDYQKIWDLDRRITVQNLSRETREGAHKMGERMLTLGVDLYTSSLLEMYKERVSKDLSFAHSAIVFSIIAFQLDIPKKIGISAYLYSSISSLVQNAVRGIPLGQTAGQQLLRDFQSYIEEAVNKIGYLSEEDFGAVAPGLEIAQMKHERVNIRIFMS
- the ureE gene encoding urease accessory protein UreE; its protein translation is MIIEKVVAHIDQIDPDVLAKTHKEKVLMESSDLVKRINRVTTDHGKEIGIRLTEAKDLRAGDVLYMDEKNMIIIEVFPDDLLIIQPRSMHEMGTIAHQLGNRHLPAQFEEDQMLVQYDYLVEELLEQLEIPFTRDRRKVKQAFRHIGHSHD
- the ureC gene encoding urease subunit alpha, producing MSFKLSREQYASLYGPTTGDAIRLADTELFIEIEKDYTNYGDEVVFGGGKVIRDGMGSHPLATRDENVPDVVITNVVVLDYTGIYKADVGIRDGKIFAIGKAGNPLVMDGVDIVIGASTEIIAGEHKILTAGGIDTHVHFINPAQVETALTAGLTTLIGGGTGPAEGSKATTVTPGEWNIHRMLEAAEDMPINVGFLGKGHAAAEEPLAEQIRAGAIGLKVHEDWGATYACIDMSLKVADEYDVQVALHSDTLNEGGFVENTVASFKDRVIHTYHTEGAGGGHAPDLIKVASQMNVLPSSTNPTLPYTKNTVIEHMDMLMVCHHLNPDIPEDVAFADSRIRAETIAAEDILQDMGIFSMTSSDSQAMGRIGEVIIRTWQTADKMKKQRGKFEEDQGVGDNNRVKRYIAKYTINPAITHGISEYVGSIEVGKFADLVLWDSKFFGAKPSMILKGGIVVSGVMGDANASIPTPQPILYRKMYGAMGRAKYKAAITFISTAAYEAGVHKKLGLEKTVLPVRGIRNLTKKDMKLNGETPEIEVDPETYEVRVNGEHLICDPVDEVPLGQRYFLF
- a CDS encoding urease subunit beta; translation: MRPGDYVLKEGDIVCNEGKETKRLSVVNTGDRPVQVGSHFHFYEINTAVEFTRDEAFGFRLDIPAGSAVRFEPGDPKEIQLVAFGGERRIYGLNYKTEGTLDRG
- a CDS encoding urease subunit gamma, with the protein product MQLLPREQEKLLIVVAADLAKRRKERGLKLNYPEAVALITYEILEGARDGKTVAELMSYGATILSSEDVMDGISDLIEDVQVEATFPDGVKLVTVHFPIS
- a CDS encoding urea transporter, which gives rise to MKEKFIQLMSASVKGISQVVFIENIFSGLLILAGILIYSIPLGLIAIGSAITGTLVASFGGADKKVLSSGFFGFNSVLSGLAIYLFLEGPHKWIIALVCAGVTAIVTAALINITKRFDTSVLTFPYIILTWFFIGTSFRLSFIKPGANILPQNLINWERELGGSLDWHGLIRGIGQIFFLDEMLPAVLFLLAIFIGSFRYGIYAIIGSAIGWLSALFLGGEISLINLGLYNYNAVLTMIAVTSVLEVKHKNAWITGIFASFLSVQITASLDTFLLQYGLPVLTMPFVLSTWLIQNARKVFPNI
- a CDS encoding YugN family protein — protein: MLELQTDLEGKMAYFGDLRNRIQSLGYSIGGNWDYHKGSFDNVLWRDEGETIYLRLPFEVLEGDLDHHEAYIRFQTPYVIKHVVNVGLDKNENSLLTSTGFDQFQDPVDKDGKIENKNRWAHAGEQAVEQVVRLVH